The Calditerricola satsumensis genome contains the following window.
GGCTGCGCACCACCAACGCCGCCCGGCGGCTCAATGAGGAGATTCGGCGCCGCGAACGAGTAATTCGGATTTTCCCAAACCGTGATTCCGCCTTACGGCTTTTGGGTGCTTTGCTGATGGAAATTGACGAGAAGTGGGCGAGCGGCAAAAAGTATTTGGACATGACCGAGTACTTGGAGTGGCGTGCTGCTCAGGAGGCCGAATCGTCTGCGAAGGTGGTGCGGGTTAGCTAGGGTCCATTCCCTTACTACCGTATGGAATTTTTGGGATAAGCCCGTTCGAGCCGAGGGGCAATTTTACACAGAGATTTGGACTTGATCGTTTCGCGAATCAATTTCATGAGACCTCACCGCCTCCTCGACTTCGTGTCGGGGCAAGTTGCCTGGCCAAACAACTTGCGGTGAGGTCTCTTTTCGTTTTTTCCTCACCGTGTTCCTACTGAAACTTTACACGCTCTTTTAAACAAACCATCCCTTTAGCAAGACCAACGCGACAAGACCCGGGACCCCGCCAAACCCCACGACCAGTGCGGTCAGCGGATTGATCGGCAGGCGAAAATCGGCCATCTCGGCAAACAGGTTAAAGAAATAAATCACCAACGCACCGACAACAACGTGAACAACGGCATACCCGATCCAACGCAGCGGCGTGAAAAACGATCGGGCTTGAACCAAGAGCACGGCCACCAATCCGGCCAACAACGCCCATCCCCATTCCTTCATGGGCAACGCCTCTCTT
Protein-coding sequences here:
- a CDS encoding pro-sigmaK processing inhibitor BofA family protein; its protein translation is MKEWGWALLAGLVAVLLVQARSFFTPLRWIGYAVVHVVVGALVIYFFNLFAEMADFRLPINPLTALVVGFGGVPGLVALVLLKGWFV
- a CDS encoding transposase, whose amino-acid sequence is LRTTNAARRLNEEIRRRERVIRIFPNRDSALRLLGALLMEIDEKWASGKKYLDMTEYLEWRAAQEAESSAKVVRVS